One region of Streptomyces sp. NBC_00442 genomic DNA includes:
- a CDS encoding epoxide hydrolase family protein, whose protein sequence is MPRTHSDVQAFEARATDADLDDLRARLAAARLPEAETVVGAAPGPRRWDQGVPLADLVEVVNYWRTGYDWRAFEARLARIGQFRTTVDGLGIHFLHRRSARADATPLVLTHGWPGSIAEFTEVVDELADPRDADAPAFHVVVPSLPGFGYSDKPAATGWGTERIAAAWVELMGRLGYGEFLAHGGDWGGNITTVLGGRFPAHVLGIHTTFAQAPPGSTTDGLTAGERAWAEETRHFWRHRAAYAKQQATRPQTIGYSLVDSPVGLLAWILDKVAEWSDTGDSPFETLSLDSVLDDVTLYWLTRTGASAARIYYESHDSLDPELRVDVPSAITMYPRDIEKCPRPWAQERYRQIVRWTAPEHGGHFPSLEVPEYFVKDLQEGLAAVLAARPARRRPDTVRPTTAGSR, encoded by the coding sequence ATGCCCCGTACACACAGCGACGTGCAGGCGTTTGAAGCCCGCGCGACGGACGCCGACCTCGACGATCTGCGCGCGCGACTTGCCGCGGCGCGGCTGCCGGAGGCCGAGACGGTCGTGGGCGCCGCGCCCGGCCCTCGCCGATGGGATCAGGGCGTTCCGCTCGCCGACCTCGTCGAGGTCGTGAACTACTGGCGGACCGGTTACGACTGGCGGGCCTTCGAAGCGCGCCTCGCCCGGATCGGCCAGTTCCGTACGACCGTCGACGGTCTGGGAATCCACTTCCTGCACCGCCGGTCCGCGCGCGCGGATGCCACTCCTCTGGTCCTGACCCACGGCTGGCCGGGCAGCATTGCCGAGTTCACCGAGGTGGTGGACGAGCTGGCGGATCCGCGGGACGCGGACGCGCCGGCGTTCCACGTCGTGGTCCCCTCCCTGCCCGGCTTCGGCTACAGCGACAAACCGGCCGCCACCGGGTGGGGGACCGAAAGGATCGCGGCCGCGTGGGTGGAGCTGATGGGACGGCTCGGCTACGGCGAGTTCCTGGCCCACGGCGGCGACTGGGGAGGCAACATCACCACGGTGCTCGGCGGCAGGTTCCCGGCCCACGTGCTCGGCATCCACACCACGTTCGCGCAGGCGCCGCCCGGTTCGACCACGGACGGGCTCACGGCGGGCGAGCGCGCGTGGGCCGAGGAGACCCGCCACTTCTGGCGCCACCGCGCGGCATACGCGAAGCAGCAGGCGACCCGGCCACAGACCATCGGCTACTCGCTCGTGGACTCGCCGGTCGGGCTCCTCGCCTGGATTCTCGACAAGGTCGCCGAGTGGTCGGACACCGGGGACAGCCCGTTCGAGACGCTGTCCCTGGACAGCGTGCTGGACGACGTCACCCTGTACTGGCTGACGCGGACCGGCGCGTCGGCGGCGCGCATCTACTACGAGAGCCATGACTCGCTGGACCCCGAACTCCGGGTGGATGTCCCGTCGGCCATCACCATGTATCCCCGTGACATCGAGAAGTGCCCGCGTCCCTGGGCACAGGAGCGGTACCGACAGATCGTCCGATGGACGGCGCCCGAACACGGGGGGCATTTCCCCTCGCTGGAGGTTCCCGAGTATTTCGTCAAGGATCTGCAAGAGGGCCTCGCGGCGGTGCTGGCCGCCCGACCGGCCCGAAGGCGACCGGATACAGTGCGCCCGACGACAGCCGGATCAAGGTGA
- a CDS encoding CGNR zinc finger domain-containing protein: MRAEFPDFRLGSVLATSFTGTLSERHGNAVERIPTPRRLVDWLAVSGLAVDSCTPAQLDLARELRESIHAAATAAAAQDAFPESAVQVINDRSAQGRAAAVLTPGGERRWRLGSASRVDGTSRVEDALGVIAADAIGILAGERDGRLALCASPTCRAAFFDTSQSRTRKWCDMNTCGNRQKKARFLANQSKNPDRGSDRS, encoded by the coding sequence ATGCGTGCTGAGTTTCCTGACTTCCGCCTCGGTAGCGTGCTGGCGACCAGCTTCACGGGGACTCTCTCGGAGCGTCACGGCAACGCTGTGGAGCGCATTCCCACGCCGCGTCGACTCGTCGACTGGCTGGCGGTGAGCGGCCTCGCCGTGGACTCCTGCACCCCCGCCCAGCTCGACCTCGCCCGGGAGTTGAGGGAGTCGATCCACGCCGCCGCGACGGCGGCCGCCGCCCAGGACGCCTTTCCCGAGTCGGCGGTCCAGGTCATCAATGACCGCAGCGCCCAGGGCCGGGCCGCGGCCGTCCTGACGCCCGGGGGCGAGCGGCGATGGCGGCTCGGTTCGGCCTCCCGCGTGGACGGCACCTCCCGCGTGGAGGACGCACTCGGCGTGATCGCCGCCGACGCGATCGGCATCCTCGCCGGCGAACGGGACGGAAGGCTGGCGTTGTGCGCATCGCCCACCTGCCGAGCCGCGTTCTTCGACACCAGCCAGAGCCGCACCCGCAAATGGTGCGACATGAACACGTGCGGGAACCGTCAGAAGAAGGCGCGATTCCTTGCCAACCAGAGCAAGAACCCAGATCGGGGGAGTGATCGTTCGTGA
- a CDS encoding DUF6243 family protein — MTVSKNINNPVGMGGGQRKRLSRAERQNNGPHRNLDRQGAADQKAELVRKMREKAGAAQDGAAQDDAAQDGGRPSGDSEQS, encoded by the coding sequence ATGACCGTGAGCAAGAACATCAACAACCCCGTGGGCATGGGCGGAGGCCAGCGCAAGAGGCTGTCCCGAGCCGAACGGCAGAACAACGGCCCGCACCGTAACCTCGACCGCCAGGGTGCCGCCGACCAGAAGGCCGAGCTGGTGCGCAAGATGCGCGAGAAGGCGGGCGCGGCCCAGGACGGCGCGGCTCAGGACGACGCGGCCCAGGACGGCGGGCGACCGAGCGGCGACTCCGAACAGAGCTGA
- a CDS encoding NAD(P)H-binding protein, with protein sequence MDVFIIGITGKVGGLLARELVSGGDAVHGLVRRDEQRPALAALGVDATVGDLAGMSVEALAAAFGDADTVVFAAGSNGGSAQDTKAIDGDGVVKAIEAARRAGVERLALVSVLPESWRERDLGEEVEYYFAVKKEADIALSRSDLDWVILRPSLLVDDVGTGTVSLGPAESHGEIARADVAATLAAVLREPRIARQILELDEGPVPIREAVRANVPRPSRATT encoded by the coding sequence ATGGATGTGTTCATCATCGGGATCACGGGCAAAGTGGGCGGCCTGCTGGCGCGGGAGCTCGTCTCCGGGGGAGACGCCGTGCACGGTCTGGTACGCCGTGACGAACAGCGCCCCGCCCTTGCCGCGCTCGGCGTCGACGCGACCGTCGGTGATCTCGCCGGCATGTCGGTCGAAGCCCTGGCGGCGGCCTTCGGTGACGCGGACACCGTCGTGTTCGCCGCGGGCTCCAACGGTGGTAGCGCACAGGACACGAAGGCGATCGACGGCGACGGCGTCGTGAAGGCCATCGAGGCGGCTCGCCGCGCGGGCGTCGAACGGCTTGCCCTGGTGTCGGTGCTCCCGGAGTCCTGGCGAGAGCGCGACCTGGGCGAAGAGGTCGAGTACTACTTCGCGGTCAAGAAGGAGGCGGACATCGCGCTCAGCCGAAGCGATCTGGACTGGGTGATCCTCCGTCCGTCCTTGCTCGTGGATGACGTCGGGACCGGGACCGTGTCGCTGGGGCCCGCCGAGTCCCACGGCGAGATCGCCCGCGCCGATGTCGCCGCGACGCTGGCCGCGGTGCTGCGCGAACCCCGCATCGCCCGGCAGATCCTCGAACTCGACGAGGGACCCGTCCCGATCCGCGAAGCCGTCCGGGCCAACGTGCCCCGGCCGAGCCGCGCGACCACATGA